ttcgttcaCATTGattacaaaattttaattttttttcttctggatgTGTGTTTGTGCATTGCAGTTACCTGAATGTCTCCGTATTATTGGATATTTACGTAGAATAGGAGTTTTTAGTGAGTACGAAATGCGTTTACAGGTAAGGGATTGGTGTATTTTGCGCATTCTTTACATTTATGTATTTTGCAATGTAGAACGCTTCAAATGACATGTGTGGACATTCAGGCTTTTTTGTGTctgacctttttttttctgtgttttAGTTTTTGAGATGTCGGGAGGCATGGCTTACTGGAATTCTGGAGGATCTGGACCAGAGAAATGCTTATGAGTACCTGAAGGGGATGATAAATTGTCATAGAATGCATCTTTTTGATGTTGTTAACCAATATAGAGCAATATTTGCTGATGATACATCAGGCAGTGAAGAAAATTACGACGGTGGTCTTCTTTTCAGTTGGGCTATGCATATAATTACTTCACACCTTAAGACTCTTAAAATTCTGCTTCCAAAGATAACTGAAGGCGGATCTCTATCAAATATCTTGGATCAATGCATGGTGAGCGTCCTCTGTTATATTCATTATCATTTTGCACATGCTCGCATCAAGCTATAAACGGAGATACATGCTTCAATATAGTTGTTTCTTTAATAGTCCATGATTTGCAAGATATATCACCATTCATTGAACTTTTCATTTACTCGTCACTTTTTTACATATGATAAagcaccaaagcttcacttcaGAGTATTATTGCTGGGCTGTGTATTATCCGGACTATATGAGACATGGAAATGGCATCAAATAAACATGTTTATGCTGCAATTTAAATGATATAAATTCGCCATATGCTTTTTACATTTTACACCCAGGAATAAAATCTCGTAAATTGGTCATGCTAGTCCTATTATCATTGAAATTTAAGAGTAATAGAAGCTCTGTTTGTTTATCTGATcttgttccttttttttgttgacaGTATTGTGCTATGGGACTTGGTTGGGTTGGGCTAGATTTCCGGGGCTTGCTGCCATCACTGTTTGAAGAGTATAGATCTTATTCCCCATTTTTCTTGACTACCATATACCTTAAATTGTTTTCCTCATTGTGAATGTTGACCTTGGTTACTTTTCCAGGGCAGTTCTCAACTTGTTCTCAAAAAACATGGGCACAGCAGTTGAGAATTTTGAGGTGAATGAATAATTCATGACTTGAATTCAGTGTTTCTATAATTAAAAGTGCAAATAATTTCTGTAGATTGAGGGATTTAAGTTGACATTGTGCTTAAATTCAGGTGGTCTTGGATTCACATCGTTGGGTCCCACTACCAGCGGTTGGCTTTTCGTCGAACAGTCATGGTGATGAAAATCAGGATGATGTAACCCCGCCATCTTATCTTATGGAACATCCACCTCTTGCTGTTTTTGTTAATGGTCAGTGTTATATAAGCTTCTCAGCTAAAATCTTCTATGCTTAGTTGTTTACTGAGGGATTGCCCTTTTCCCCCAGACTTCTCATCTTGTGTGCTTTGTTCCTTTTTAGTTGCCTACTTTAGTAAACCAAATGATGATCGATGGTCCAATATCATTGATATGGAGTGTGGATACTGGATAAGTTTCTTTCTGTCGTTTGTGACTTTTAGAAGAAAGAAAGTAGGTTTCCAATAGTTACTTGTATGAACTGCAAAACTGAATTGTAATGTGGGAAATATATATCATGGTTACTCTTAAAATAGTGTGTTAGTAGGTCCACCTATAGCATAATACTCCAGAGAAATGGCCCAATTTCTGCTTTTTTCAGGCATTTATGCATATATCTCTTTCTTGTTTAGGCGTGTCTGCAGCGATGAACGACCTCCGCCCCTGTGCCCCAATAAGTTTAAAGCATGTGCTTGCTCAAGAGTTGATCAAGGGATTGCAGGCTGTTTCTGATTCTCTACTGCGGTACAATACAAATCGGATGCTGAAAGAACACGAATCTGGACTTTTCCTCTCACTTTGTCGCGCATTTATTGAGGTATAATATAAACAAACTCGGGCTACATATTGTCTGATATTTTCTTCATCTACAGACGTTGACATCCTCTGTACCTTACAAACACATTCGTAGGTTACTTACCCGCACTGTGCCACATGCTTTGGCCGCTGTTACCCTGGTGGAACTGCTTTAATCATGGATGCAAAGAGTTTGTATGACGGGATTGGCCGCCTACTGACAGTCGCCACTCCATCAAGAGGACTCACGAAACCTGTTGGTGATGGAGACGGAGATGGAAATGAgaatgaaaatgaaaagaacGTAACTGAGAACGGTGATGTGTCTGCGGTAGAAAATGGGATCTCGCCGGTCGTTGAAGAAACCGATAATACCAACTCTGATGAGAGGGAACAGAAAAGCCCCACTTTGCAAACAGAGGAAGAGACGCACTGATCATGGACGTGTGTAGCTCCCATGTTTTGTAATTTTGAATATTGGCTCTAATATTTTGCTTGTAATTATTTGGCTCAAAGATGTTATATCGGAATTTCAGATGTTATATGATAGAGAAGAGAAACAATTTGATTGTAGAAAAACATCAGCAAATTAATAACAATTTCATACTGATTTGTTGTACCATCCTCCGTAACGCTAAATTTTCGcttaaatttttctttctaagagATCAAAAGAAATTATTGTTAGTCCGTGTCTGCTCTTTTATACTCAAAGTTCGAATTCCTTTTGGCCGGACATAGTTTTAGAATAAAAACGATACTATTactttaattgttttaagtGTTAATTAACGCTTTTTTTAATAGTGTTTATACATCTATTTTTACCGTTAtacatttaaataataattcaattatcaataaTCACgttatataatttacaaaattgttGGCCTGCCGCGTATTGCCGTTACAAATTGCACTACACTGCTCCCGCAGCTGTCAAATCTCTCTCACTTCCAGTCGTCTCCTGCACCTCAAATTTCAACCGATGCACGTTTCCTTCGTTTCCAAACGAAAATCCGATTCAAAGTTAACTGAAATTTTGAACAAAATAGTTCATAAATCGATGAATTGAAGCTGATAATTCAGTAGCAGTTTCAAAATTGAGCTTAATTTCATAAATcgattgtaatttgtttgtttcttatcttCGTTTTCGAATTCGGCTTATATGTATCATCTTTTGTTCGGGAAGAAGCTTTGGAGGTTATGGCGTCCACTGTCAAAGAAGCTTCGGGAGCAAGAGCAAGCAGCCCCAAGATTGCAGATTTACTCCACTTCTGATACTCTATCAACTTTCTGGagaggtactctctctctccctctctctacacacacacacacacacacacacatatatatatatcttacgTTTGATCATTAACCCCTTTTTTGCAGAAAAGTATGTAAAAGATGCCAGGAAGTATTGGGATGTGTTTTACAAGCGGCATCAAGATAAGGTATGTTTGTTGCTTACTTATTCGGTTAGTAAATTTCAGCGTAGCTATTTACTTCTGCGGCTTCCGGGCTCGAAAAATGGTGACTTTAGGCACTGCTGCATTGTTCTGTATGCTTAATGTCAGTTGCTTGGATCTGAGTTTTGATTTTTGCCGGTGCTATGTAAATCTAACTGCGAATTCTTGAATCAGTTCTTTAAATCTCGGCACTACCTGGACAAGGAGTGGGGCAAATATTTCTCGGTGAGGGAAGAATTATGTTGGAGATATATATGGACGTTTTAGTTTTGTTGTTTCATATTCATCCAACAATTCAGTAAGAttttaacttttgtttttgttttcatctGTTTGACTATCAGGGCGCTGGGCGGAAAGTTATTTTAGAGGTAAATTAGTGTGCTAGTCGTCCATGTTACTCTTGTTGCCTAGATATCTCTGTATCAGTCGAGATCATGTGGCACTATATCGCGTGTCTGCTCAAATTGATTTGGAACAAGTATAGTTTACTTCTCATTTGTGGAATAATTACTCGAATCAAAACGGAAAAtgcctctcttttttttttctgtcttgTCTTGATGAACCAGAATCCTGTTTCCAGTCGTACTTTTCGCGTAAATTTTGTACACTCTTGTGCCAAAATATTTATCTTGGTTTGTTTAAAGTTGGTGATCTATTGTATGTTTCTCTATAGAGGATCTCTGACCGTTTTCCTGTCAGGATGTTATGTATTGGATTATTGATTACTGTTTTCACCATACAGGTTGTCGTCGAGCTGGAAACTATTTTCCCACTGGTTGCGATGTATGCAGATGTTTTTGTCCATGCATGCGATTTTTCAACACCGGCTGTTAACTTGGTTAAGGTGTGGTTTTCTTCTACATCTACTTGCTCATTCCATGGCAAAGGATATTTGATTGAATATGTTCGAGGACGTTGCTCATGTTTGATCGATAAAATACAAGTAGACAAAAAATAGTAAGTTCATTTTAGGTTGGTAGTTGGTACTGAATAGCCGTGACAAGTGATGCATGACGAGTTTTAGGTTGTTATCGCAGACACATAAAGACTTAGTAGATACCCGTGTTAGCGCATTTGTTTGTGATCTTACCATTGATGACCTAAGCAAGCAGATTTCTTCTTCATCCGTGGATATTATAACCATGGTATATGAAGTGAACATATTGAGCAACTTTCCCAGTGGTTCAATTTGACGAGTGATCTTTTTTACTTAGTAAGGTTGCTGACTTGTTAAGTAGATATTTGTGTTATCTGCAGTGTCTCCAGAGAAGATGCCTATGTTATGAAGAATAATAGGAAAGTTCTCAAGGTAACTTATCTTATAAACTTTTATTTCAAGCAGCTCTTATTATAGAGTTAGTGTATGCCTCTTCATATCTGAAGAAATTTGTGGATTCCTCTTCCCCAGCCAAATGGTTGTGTGCTGTTTCGTGACTCTGCTACTGGTGACCTTGCTCAGgttcatatatatgtgtgtgtattttgAAGTTCATCCTTATTATAGATTGATTTGTTCCTCCTTTGAAAGATGGTTACAAGATATTGAAGTTTCCTTCTTTGTTAATGTAATGGTAATTGGCAGGAAAGATTGAATTGCAAGGACCAAAAGATAAGTGAAATCTTTTATGTCAGGGGTGATGGCACTGAAAGTTTTACTAGCACGCGCTCGTACATTGAGCtactttttacttttttcttGGTTGACAAGCTTGGTTGTGATCCCTTTTTATTTTCCAGCACGCTTTTTACTTTTCTAATGAGTTATTGATGAGCTTATTTGAAGAAAATGGTTTCGATGTTGAAGAACTTGATTTGTGCTGCAAACAAGTTGAGAATCCTGCAAACAAGTTGAGAATCGGTCAACGGAGTTGGTTATGAATCGGTAAACGATCCTATTTTCACTAGGGTTGTAGGTTGTCTGTATGTGGGATGAGGTTTGTCACTTTGATTAAATCCTGCTCTTcctttggggttttttttttttttttttttttttttttttttctactaatTCATCTTCCCCGATCAAAATGTAATTCTTGTTTTTTATTCCAGGCGTTGGGTTCAAGCCGTATTCCGCCTTTCAGATGATACAAACTCCTCTACCAAAACAGAAGCAGCAACCGAAGTAGATAATCTTGGTCAAGAGAAAATCGTGCTAGaggtcaatgagaagatcttgaAGAAACCTGTGAATGATTTGGAGGTTGACATTTCTGACGGTGTAGTGATGGAAATGTCTGGTGTCTTACCTTCCAATGACAACGAGGTAAAGTATCATCTTTTTTCCTTCCAGAAATATGCTTAAATTTTCATAATTGTTTGCAGAACTAGAACTTTTATTAGGTTGTGACTCAACTCATTTTTTGAAGACATTCTTGCTCGTAGGTAATTGAGCTAGAGCTAGGTGATTTGACTTTCAAGATAGAAGTGTTATCCAAAGTGGACCAACGCACATGCAAATCAACTGGTTTAATGTTGTGGGAATCAGCTCGGTTCATGGCTTCTGTTTAACCAGAAATCCAACTCTGGGGGTATTTGCTCTATGGTCGCCACTATATCTGCTGACCTTGTGTTCGCGACTGATGGTGACTCAAAAGCACTTGACCTACTGAAGCGAAATGTCAACTCAAATCTTAGGCCGACATTTCTGGACAAACCGATTACAAAAAGATTAGAGTGGGGAATAGAGATCATATAGAAGCCATCAAGGAAGCTAATTCTCAAGGTTTTGATATCATCCTCGGCACAGATGTCACTTATGTAGCTGAAGCTATCTTGCCCTTATTTCAAACTGCAAAGGAGTGGATTTCATCTGATAGAAGCACTGCTGAGGACTCCGAACCGGCCCTAATCTTTGTCATATTTTCCTTCCTGTAGACGAGCCTTCCATACTTTCAGCTGCATTCAAATTCGGGTTTAAGCTAGTCGGTAAGTGGCCAATAGAAATTCCTACTTCATCACAAAGCATCATCAAATCTTCGTTCATGGTTCCGACTTCGAAGCATGTCCAAAGGAGAGCATTACCATATCCTGTACTTCCACATGGAGCGGAGTTTTTCTGACTCAAtagttatatttttttcttctgttacGACGAATTATATCAAGAAATACAGTCAAGGTTCAACATTccagacattttttttttgttgtcacATTGCAGCATTTGCCTTCACGTATGCTTTTTACCCCTTAATTCTATTTGGCAACATTATCAATTGTAATTGTAAAGCATTCTTTATCCTTTGAACGAAGATCTGTAATTTTCTTATAATTTGTTTGAGTTGCGCATTGGATGAAAGGGGAGCGTTCACCTtcaattgagttttttttttccttctttttgttgGGTATATAAAGCAGTAACATaatttcacaaaataaaattttcctataggtgattttaacatctctaatttaaaaaaattaaaagtaaatctctctccctctcttcccaCTCCCACTCCacgttctctctcactctcttcatcactccttcaattttaaaaactatGTGGGCATATATTAGTACTTAAGAACAAAATCACTTAACTGCTTATTGGCACACCTTAAAATAAATCCAAAATGACATAAAATATCGAATAAATCCAAGATGACATAAAATATCGATAAGTTATGTTGGTATGGATGTCCATTGCAAAATAGTCCATGGATTCCATATATTTTATCAATTAGAAAGGGACTTATCGTTTCCTTTGAGTTTTTGTTTTAGACTTATTTTTAACCATGCCTCgtgtaattaaaattttaattttactttgttttccgtgtttaaaagtttaaaaatcattatcttatttcttaaaactcaaaactcgCTCCATCTTCATCataaaactcaattttcaaATCCCATTTTATCTCATGTAATTCAAAAgtcttcattttattttataaaactcaaaatccCGTTTCTCATCTTAATTCTGATAATTTGTGGGTTTAATTTAGATGTACTAAGctaatcaatttattttttatattttttcatctCTGCAACTCAAGCCCAACAACCCATAAAAATTATTGTTAAATATCACTGAAAATTTATAATCAAATACATGGTAGCATTACAACATAAATCTTGAAAACTGCTAGGTTTACAAATATCCAGGGCCTGTTAGCAAGAACAGCTATGGCTTCAAGCAACAAGATCTGCCCTACATGCTGAAGGGTTCTTCAAGATCACCAACACGAAGGTAGACCTTACGCCAAAGAAAGACTGCTGGCACATATACAGTATGGAAATTCTTCTCCCAAAGAGGCTATTAACTTCACCAGAATATTCGAGATTTAGCTGCAAATTAGGCCAACGAGCACTACCATTGCAGTATTTACTATATCATGAAAAAAACTTACCACATAGATCTGAGGGTTTATATGGTATGTTGATTACGCGTCTCGACTGCCAAAATTAGTTAGGACCCATGTAGAGCGAAGCCTGAAACGATGAATACAGTTCATAATTCATGAACAGAAGTCAGATCAGACTAGAGAGCTTTTGTGTCCACAGAGAAATTTTCAACTTTCAGCCTACGGTATAAATTGCACCAATTAGGGCGAGAGAGCAATATTCACCTGGCTACCAAGTATAGATAAATACTTTGTGGAAAACGGCCTTGAAGTCAGCAAATTAATGATAAATTTAATGCCTAAAATTAAAGGATTTTCGACagcaaaaaactaaaaataaaaataaaaaccctagaaaccctaatcacTAATCCGTACATAGTTTGAGACCAACATgtcaaaatcaaataaatcTCTGTGACCACGACAACAACATGCAATGATCCAGTCTAGATTCCCCATCGATTAGGACTGATCAGTGGTAATTTCCTGGGTGTAAATTTATATGcagaaatttcatgaaaaattgtaaacaggcaaaaatacaaaacaaacatgattcagagagagagagaggtgggtgACAGATAGAGAGTAAGCACACAAAGCTTCAAGCATGAACCCAGCATGCAAGAAAATACCATGTGTGCTCACTCTCTTCTGTCACCGTCCTTTACCCCTTAATTATTTGAACCTCCTTCATCGATATTGCACCAGATAGAGAGAGGGGCATCCCAAAACCTTAGCTGTTAACCCCCAAATGCTTTATGAGATTGGAACATTTATTTGCTTTTTTAGGGAGAGGATTTTGAACCCTAGATCTAGCTACTCCTATCTATCGCTCTGTTCGACCTCACCGGGAAGGGAACACCTATCTATCACTCTACTCACCCTAGCTTGGTCCCTCACCGGTGAGGGAACCCTAATAGCTTAACTTTGATTTGCTTTGATATGAGAAACTGCAAGGCCTGTTGGGGCTTTATATAGAAGgaaaaggagagaaaagagaggattGCATCACGTATGGAATAAATGTGGGTTTATCTTCTATTGGTCATCTTCGATTATTTAATGCCATTTTAATTCTTAATCACAGATCGAAGAGAATGGAAAAAAAAAGTCGTCTAGAACTTTATCTCTTCCCATCCCATATGTTCAAACCCCAACCACATACATTTATTCAGTTACTATAACCTATGCATCTTGTAATTTTAAATCTTCCAATCCTTTGCTCTTCTCCTTTATTTTGATCTGTGATCATCCCTTCCTTTCCTTTCAAGGGAATATTGTTTTTACTTATATCCTCAATTGATGGTGATGCTTATtttggatgagtttaaatttcgagCTATACTTAGTGGATAGATtacaaaactcaaaatttaaacttatccGATGATAATAAATAAGGTGATGAGCATTACCACCACTTAAAGattgtgagcaaaaatgcaccctcCTTTCAAGGATGAGCCCTATCCTATCTTTTCATGCTATGGCTTGTCCTCCATATTATTATATAGGCCAATGATCcatgtggtcataaggtattcagaAGATAGCTCATGTGCTAAAATAACTCGAATTTAAACCACTGTGGTGTACtccgttagcaaatttagtccaaaagtgaTTTTTCCGTTAATTATCCGTTAATACATGGGTAAAATTGTTTTTTGACATGTGCACTCTTCCTCGTCTCTCTGCTCTCTCTGTAATTTGAATTTTCACAAAACCAGTTCTGAGAAAGCCGTCATTGAGATCGGCAGGAAGCTTCAAGAATGGCCTTTCGTTGCTTTCTACCAACAACAAGAAAGCCGTCACTGAGATCTCCAAATTCGCTTTGGGCTTGTTGTAGCTTCAAAACGAACCTGTAGAAGAATGTGAAGTTATTAATGATGTCGGTGGTCACGTGCCGGGAATAATGGATGAGGTTTTCGGTTTCTTCATTGAGATTTTGGTGATGGCGGACTACTCGACCAACTTTCCTACGACGCTTGACCATGGTAAAGTTGCTAAATTTCACTTCAATTTGAATGCAATATTggttttgcctttttttttgtgCCTGTTGCTTTAATTTTCTAATGAAGTTGTGGAGAATTGAAAAGAAATCACGTTTCTGGGATGAAGCTTTGATTTGTTT
Above is a window of Malus sylvestris chromosome 15, drMalSylv7.2, whole genome shotgun sequence DNA encoding:
- the LOC126603365 gene encoding conserved oligomeric Golgi complex subunit 8, coding for MMESENAANDSSAVASLLPLASASQQPYVSELLSFTLDRLHKEPELLRVDAERIQRQMQEVAVANYRAFIAASDALVAIRNEVSSIDKHLESLLEETPKLMNGCTEFVESAEQILEKRKLNQTLLANHSTLLDLLEIPQLMETCVRNGNYDEALDLEAFVSKLSTMHPKLPVIQALTAEVRQTTQSLLSQLLQKLRSNIQLPECLRIIGYLRRIGVFSEYEMRLQFLRCREAWLTGILEDLDQRNAYEYLKGMINCHRMHLFDVVNQYRAIFADDTSGSEENYDGGLLFSWAMHIITSHLKTLKILLPKITEGGSLSNILDQCMYCAMGLGWVGLDFRGLLPSLFEEAVLNLFSKNMGTAVENFEVVLDSHRWVPLPAVGFSSNSHGDENQDDVTPPSYLMEHPPLAVFVNGVSAAMNDLRPCAPISLKHVLAQELIKGLQAVSDSLLRYNTNRMLKEHESGLFLSLCRAFIEVTYPHCATCFGRCYPGGTALIMDAKSLYDGIGRLLTVATPSRGLTKPVGDGDGDGNENENEKNVTENGDVSAVENGISPVVEETDNTNSDEREQKSPTLQTEEETH